In Pseudoliparis swirei isolate HS2019 ecotype Mariana Trench chromosome 2, NWPU_hadal_v1, whole genome shotgun sequence, the following are encoded in one genomic region:
- the LOC130208267 gene encoding ADP-ribosylation factor-like protein 4C gives MRVREENTNEPRAASPAAAEGHSGADQSSGAHRGLRTTSVSPRELHERDLSTGAVLSATPLTHQKQQQQQQQQQQPPAALQKGENAKMGNSFSNISAFQSLHIVMLGLDSAGKTTVLYRLKFNEFVNTVPTIGFNTEKIKLSNGTAKGISCHFWDVGGQEKLRPLWKSYSRCTDGIIYVVDSVDVDRLEEAKTELHKVTKFAENQGTPLLVIANKQDLPKSLPVADIEKQLALHELSPSTAYHIQPACAIIGEGLHEGMDKLYEMILKRRKSLKQKKKR, from the coding sequence ATGCGAGTGCGTGAGGAGAATACTAATGAACcgcgcgccgcgtcccccgctGCTGCTGAGGGCCACAGCGGAGCCGATCAGTCATCCGGAGCGCACCGGGGCCTGCGCACCACCTCAGTCTCCCCACGGGAATTACATGAGCGGGATCTGAGCACCGGAGCGGTTTTATCCGCCACCCCCCTCACccaccaaaaacaacaacaacaacaacaacaacaacaacaacctccagCAGCTCTGCAGAAAGGAGAAAACGCCAAAATGGGCAACAGCTTTTCCAACATCTCTGCCTTCCAGTCTCTTCACATCGTCATGCTGGGCTTGGACTCCGCCGGGAAGACCACGGTCCTGTACAGACTCAAATTCAACGAGTTCGTCAACACGGTTCCCACCATCGGGTTCAACACTGAGAAGATCAAGCTGAGTAATGGCACCGCGAAGGGCATCAGTTGCCATTTCTGGGACGTCGGGGGCCAGGAGAAGCTGAGGCCCCTGTGGAAGTCCTACAGCCGGTGCACCGATGGGATCATCTACGTCGTGGACTCGGTGGACGTTGACAGGCTCGAGGAGGCCAAGACGGAACTGCACAAAGTCACCAAGTTCGCAGAGAACCAGGGCACGCCGCTGCTGGTCATCGCCAACAAGCAGGACCTGCCCAAATCCCTTCCGGTGGCGGACATCGAGAAGCAGCTGGCTCTGCACGAGCTCAGCCCCTCCACCGCCTATCACATCCAACCTGCGTGTGCTATCATCGGCGAGGGGCTTCACGAGGGCATGGACAAGCTGTATGAAATGATACTGAAGAGGAGAAAGTCCctcaaacagaagaagaagcgaTAA